AAAGCGTAAGGCGAAGGAGGGGAACGAATAATGTCTAATCGTACAATCAATATTCTCGTTCCTGTCATCTCCGTTATTTTAGGTTTATTAGTAGGTGGAATCGTGATGATAGTCAGTGGTTACAATGCCATTGATGGCTACATCGCGTTATGGAACGGTATTTTTGGTGATGCGTATTCAATAGGGAATACAATTCGTCAAATTACACCATATATTTTATCTGGTCTTGCGGTAGCGTTTGCGTTCCGTACAGGGCTATTTAATATCGGGGTAGAAGGTCAATTATTAATGGGATGGGTAGCAGCGGCATATGTTGGTTATGCAATTGAGGGCTTACCTCGTATTATCCATTTACCATTGGCTTTACTTGCAGCGGCAGCAGCGGGTGCTTTCTGGGCATTTATTGTTGGTTATTTAAAGGCCAAGCTTCATGTTCATGAAGTAATTGCTTCCATCATGTTAAACTATACAGCACTTTATGTTACAAATGCAGTCATTAGATCATTATCAGACGGTGGCTTTAAAACACCAACTGTTTTAGAATCGGCAACTTTACGTAATCAATGGCTACGTGAGTTTACAGATAACTCTAGTATGCATTTAGGGATTATTGTTGCCATTTTAATGGTATTTATTATGTGGTTCTTACTTGAAAAAACAACACGTGGTTACGAACTAAAGGCAGTAGGTTTTAACAAAAATGCTGCTGAATATGCAGGGATGAATGTAAAGAAAAACATCATTTTAGCAATGACAATTTCAGGTGTTTTTGCAGGTCTTGCTGGTGCGATGGAAGCCCTTGGTACATACCAAAACGCTTCGATTAAAGCAGCGCAATCTGGCATTGGTTTTGACGGAATCGCAGTAGCGTTACTTGGTGCCAATAACCCAATTGGTGTATTCTTCGGGGCATCATTATTTGGTTCTTTAAAATATGGGGCATTAAATATGCCAAACGCTGCTGGAATTCCAGAAGAAATCGTGTCAATTATTATTGCTGTAATTATTATATTCGTAGCTTCTGGCTATATTTTACGCGTTGGTTTAGAGAAATTCGGAAAGAAAAAGGAGGGCAAGTAACATGAGCTTTTTAGAGGTGTTATACTTTATCGTCCCTTCTGCTCTACTTTATGCAACACCACTTATTTTTACAGGTATAGGCGCATTATTTTCTGAGCGTGCTGGGGTAATTGGTCTTGGTGTTGAAGGTTTAATGGTTGTTGGTGCGTTTACAGGGATTTATGTAAACTTAGAATTTTACGATCAATTTGGTAAAGCGGTTATTTGGGTCGCATTACTTGCCGCTTTAGTAGCAGGCGCCATCTTCTCTTTAATCATCGCTATAGCGGCAGTAACATTCCGCGCAGACCAAACTGTTACAGGGGTAGCGTCCAATTTGTTAGCCGCTGCGATTACAGTATTCTTAGTAAAATTAATTTATGATAAAGGCCAAACGGATATGATCCAGGCACCGATTCGTCGTTTTGAAGTGCCATATTTATCAGATATACCGTTCTTTGGTAAGCTACTATTCCATGATGTATATGCAACAACGATTATCGCGTTAATCGTAGCAATTGGTGCTTGGTACATTTTATTCAAAACGCCATTTGGTTTACGTATTCGTGCAGTTGGGGAACATCCAATGGCAGCAGATACGATGGGGATTAACGTAGCAAAAATGCGTTATATCGGTGTTATGATTTCAGGTGCATTAGCGGCAGTTGGTGGTGCGTCATTAGCAATGACTGTATCAGGCGACTTCTCAGCTTCAACAATTGCGGGGCAAGGGTTCATTGCCATCGCAGCGATGATCTTTGGTAAATGGCATCCACTTGGTACATTAGGTGCCGCACTATTCTTCGGTTTAGCGCAAACACTAAGTATCGCAGGTGGTAATATTCCATTCATCCAGGACATCCCACCAGTAATTCTACAAATTTTACCGTATATATTAACGATTCTTGCATTAGCAGGTTTCATCGGTAAAGCAGTAGCACCAAAAGCGTCAGGTATACCTTACATTAAAGGTAAGCGATAAAATGA
This portion of the Solibacillus daqui genome encodes:
- a CDS encoding ABC transporter permease, with the translated sequence MSNRTINILVPVISVILGLLVGGIVMIVSGYNAIDGYIALWNGIFGDAYSIGNTIRQITPYILSGLAVAFAFRTGLFNIGVEGQLLMGWVAAAYVGYAIEGLPRIIHLPLALLAAAAAGAFWAFIVGYLKAKLHVHEVIASIMLNYTALYVTNAVIRSLSDGGFKTPTVLESATLRNQWLREFTDNSSMHLGIIVAILMVFIMWFLLEKTTRGYELKAVGFNKNAAEYAGMNVKKNIILAMTISGVFAGLAGAMEALGTYQNASIKAAQSGIGFDGIAVALLGANNPIGVFFGASLFGSLKYGALNMPNAAGIPEEIVSIIIAVIIIFVASGYILRVGLEKFGKKKEGK
- a CDS encoding ABC transporter permease — encoded protein: MSFLEVLYFIVPSALLYATPLIFTGIGALFSERAGVIGLGVEGLMVVGAFTGIYVNLEFYDQFGKAVIWVALLAALVAGAIFSLIIAIAAVTFRADQTVTGVASNLLAAAITVFLVKLIYDKGQTDMIQAPIRRFEVPYLSDIPFFGKLLFHDVYATTIIALIVAIGAWYILFKTPFGLRIRAVGEHPMAADTMGINVAKMRYIGVMISGALAAVGGASLAMTVSGDFSASTIAGQGFIAIAAMIFGKWHPLGTLGAALFFGLAQTLSIAGGNIPFIQDIPPVILQILPYILTILALAGFIGKAVAPKASGIPYIKGKR